The genomic stretch GTGTTTACTGACTGCCGTCTGACACATGCGTACTTacgctttataaaaatagtagttCTATCTATAAAATGTCAGACTAATTAGCACTTTATTGACCTACAATAAAGTCCAAAATTCCTTACATAATTTGTGCAATCTTGCGACGATCTTAAAGCAACTGTGTACACACGACATAATGAGACTCGGGTTCTAGGTCACTGGGCACGTTCCACAACTGTCTTTGTTTTGTTGGTAATCGATAATTGATcgatttaaaatcgatttatgtGATCGATAATTGGATATCCCATGTCCAATTTAATCTTGCATAccatgaataaaaacaaaaagttatctattatatttcccagatttaatatataaatctaagcATAACTTATAATCTtaccataattatatatttcccaAGACTGTTTTCTATCCGGTGTTTTCAACGGATAGAAAGTGCCTTCCTTTAGAGAATTATTGattatagaaaagaaaaatatttactttcttaCTATTGagacatttgaaaaatatttatacctgtttaaaaaagtaacaattgtaactgtaaatattactatattgtacTAGACACAAATATTACTCAATTATCATAGTCAACTAAACTCCTTAGTTTTCCATTCCAAATAATTCCGAAGTCAAATGTGTGGCATACtgactatattaataataatataaagacagttattatcatattaatttaacaaggAACACTTAAAGGTGTCTGCCCACTATCCCGTAGCATACCATGACCGTGCTAGGAATGTATCCGGCACGGAAAGCAATCCGATACGCTCTATTTCGCCTACTGAAGCGGGCCGACAGCGTTCTGAACCCGTTTACAACCCGTATGTAACCCGTATTTAATCTGTATGATGCCCGTACGTAACACGGCAGGAATCCTTTCAATACACTCGTAAAGCATCGCTTCATTCTCGTACAAATATCAGTGTTGCGTAGACGCGTTAAAGTggtgaaatattgaaatagttatGGCGACGATTGAACAACTGGCAATGATTGCTATCATTTTGGATGAAGAGGAAGaggaatgctcaaaaaacactCGACGCTACTGGATTCACAGTTCTATAAAAAAACGCAAAACGGAAGGAGAATATTGGACATTATTCAGGCACTTAGTTGATGACGAAGAAAAGTTTTTTCAGTACTTCCGAATGTGTACATTCAAATTTAACGATTTgctgaaaaaaattgaaaatgacattgtcaaaaaaaacacaaactttAGAGAATGCCTGCTACCTAAAGAAAAGCTTGCTGTGTGTTTACGGTAagtaaaaaacaatttgtttattattaatatttaatcaaactttTGATCTAGTATTCATGGTAAAGCTTTatgcttgattattattattattccactCGTTAGTGTTCCAAAGCTCAGGAGACGGAGGCATAGGTGTAGCACTCGCTTGTACGCCCGAAGAAGTCGATGCTGGAGATGAAGCATAGGCATACGGTGGTGAAGCTGTAACAAAGTTAGGTGGTGCGAGCTGCTGTAATTCCATTTCGGAAACTAAACTGAATATTTTGCTTTTTGCGATGGCTTGTAAGTAAGGAGAAAACTTCTTTACTGTATCTGATATGTGCAAAAAAAATCGGTCTAATTCATCGTCTTGCCGTGGAGATTTATTTTGCGCTTCTAACAATTTCGACATCAATACAGCAGATGCTGTTTGTGGTGGCTGGATTTTACTTCTCTTTATTGTCTTGGCCTTTTTTGCTTGACTGAGTAGTGGTTGTGAGGATTTGTTACTGGCAGTAATGTCATCTTCGTTCTGAATTTCGGTGGCTGTAATATTTTCTGCAGCAGGAATATCAACAGTATTATCGATCTCATTGTTGAAGTGATGGTTCTGAATTTCAGTTCCTGCGCTATTCGGCTGTGACTCTTCATCGTCACTTGTCAGCTCAACGGATTCTAAAGATTTTCTTTCGACAAAGAACGAAGCAACAAAAGCCATTTCATCTTCATACTTCCATTTCTTAATGTTTTTCGCTGCTTGTCCACTTTTgccttttttcttatttaatgctCGTCTATATGCATCCCTTAGCCCTTGCCATCTTTGTTTGCAAGCTGcagctgtaaaaaataattacacgattaatattgatattttgtttgcAGGTACTTAGCAACAGGCGATTCATTTACAACCATTGCTTTTAGTTATCGTTTGGGAATCAGTACTGTGAGACGTGCTGTGTTAGAAGTTTGTGATgctgtaataaaaaatgtactgcGAGAAAGTATCCCGACGCCTGGCATCGAACAATgggaaaaaaatatagaagaatTTTGGAATAAATGGAATTTTCCTAATTGTGTAGCTTCTATAGATGGCAAGCACGTTATTATTTTAGCACCACCAAACAGTGgttctttgtattttaattataaaaaaacattttctatcGTACTTATGGCTTTAGTTGACGCTAATTATAACTTCATAGCTGTTAACGTTGGTGCTTTCGGCAAAGATAGTGATGGGGGTattttgtcaaaatcaaaaatggGCAGAGCtatattcgaaaataaatttaatatcccCAGTAATAGATGTTTGCCGGGGACTAATGTCAGTGCACCATGTGTAATATTAGGAGATGAAGCTTTCCCCTTAAAAAACAATCTTCTAAGACCTTATCCCTCACAACAGTCCATAAACGATAGCAAGAAACGCCATTTTAATTATCGCATTTGCCGTGCACGACGTGTTGTAGAAAATGCTTTTGGAATTTTAAGTCAaaaatttcgtatttataatagacGTATGCATTTAAAACCAGAATATGCCGAAAAAATTGTACTAACTACTTGCATATTGCATAATTTCATAAGACGCAGCGAAACTGTATCCTTTACGGAAACTAATACTCCTGTACAGTTTAACAACCTAAGACACCAAGGAGGTAATGCAGTTTCTACCGCTTTTGATATACGCAATAAATTTGCCGATTTTTTCCAAACGGCTCAAGGGCAATTAGATTGGATATCtactttgtaattaaataacttactcaaataaacgataattgaataataattgacaTACCTGGTTGTTTTAGTTGTTCCGAAATATCCTTCCAAgccatttctttttttacacTATCCATATACTTcggatgttgtaaattatatataaactcatATTTACGTACACATTCTATTAGTTTTTCGTCCTCCATTTTTACACATCTATACGCATTCGCGCCTCTCGTTGAACTAATGAACGGACAGGCAACAGAGCAACACTGCTACAACGCATTTAGAACGGGTTTGTAACGGTCATACTCCCCGCTCAGTCACCGTTTAGCCGCCTGCGCGCAGCGGTTTGGCAACGTCGCGTGCCATGCAAGTGGCGTGTCCGCACCGGCAAAATATTCCCTCCGACGAATAGTTGACGGCCCGTGCATGGCACGCTACGGTGTCGGCCGGTGACGGAACGGTCTAGTGGGCATAGTCGCATACttctcaatacaaataatagttttttgtcTGAAACGGTCCTAGTACGGTCATGGTATGCTACGGGATAGTGGGCAGACACCTTAATACTACACATTTTTCCAatacgtttaatatattttaaaagcaagaacaaaaaaataaggtCGAAGTCAAGTTaaaagcaatatatttaaaaaagatatattaataagcaataacttattacatttatgtttatagCACGGAACTTTCAGCCTGAAACCTGTATCGTCTAAAAAGCCTTGAACCCATAAAGATGTTTAgtcagattttattataaaagcccATCAATATTATTTCTCTGATTTCATCTTCATAGTTAAATAGCAAGATGCATATAAATCTACATATCAAGGATATGACTCAATGCTAGCACGCAAAAAAGCAACTTTATACCTTATACTGATCTCAACTCTGGCCGACGAATTTAATCTTTAAACACGCATatgtaactgatataatatgtttaattcagAAGTACCTTTACATTTATcattgtattcatttaaattatatatctcgGAAAAGCCTGCTAAAGTAGCAactaattaaagtatttaaaaacctATTTGCAGCTCAATTATGTATGTTAAAACCtttagtaagtaaatattttaaatatttatggaaaCTCGGTTGGttgatatgtatttattatttaaatagagttaaaaaatataaggtattaatataattcattttaaacataataattcgATTTCAAGGTCTCTGGTTAGATGAAAAGCTATGCAGTGAATGTTGAATTAACACGTTATGAATTGAATAGCTTTGCATTTTGCAAATACATACAGCATCATGGCCGCCATGTTGCAGCTTCGCACCTTTTTGCTACCTACGTAGTTAAATATAACGCAATAAAACTGAATTCAATTATGAAAGTcggtttttatatttactataagaTTTCTATAGCTTGGTTTCTCTTAATAACTAAAAACTATTGATTCTTCGTATATTTGTCTTCTAAGTGTCAATAAAGCATCCATTTTGTGAGGATAAACTGTTTTGCGTactaattttcaaatttcgcgAACGTACGTTCAGTCCAAAagagatttttatttgtatgagttgtttttaatataacttttacaattacatgtacaaatatttgtaattttgtatttaaaattacgtatgGCCTATTCCAACCATACGAAAAGAAAAAGGaattaaacaacatttgacagcaaattgggCGTCGACATGATTAATCTACGATACTCACAATTTTTGTCGTCGAGACTGTTTTTGaattttgtaagaaacataaaattggaaaaaaatagttaataagttTGAGTAGAATTACTATTATGggtataatttcattaaaaattacagGCACAATAATGCGAATACCTGTTTGAAGATACcattgtaatttgtaaatgtaatgttaGTAAGTACCTAATGGTTCATGTATTTTACAAAGTATGCAAACTTCCATACATTTTCTTGTTTACAATTCTAATATATTCATTGAAAaagtgtatttaaatatgtagatAACGTGCGGCATGCGGTAGCAACGCCTCGgtctatatttgttttatattgaaaaaaaaaaaacgcttcaaTTTGAATGATAATTGAAAAACTTATCAGCAATCTCAGAAAGATTTCGTAATTAGTAAGTTCATGGATGATAGCACACATTCGACATAAAACGATCGCCTTCTgactatttattgaaaattatacgcaattataattttatcaaatatactcTTTCCTCAGTTCGAAACAATTTTAAGTAAgtgacaaaaatatacataatcgcaaattaattatcaattcgTGCATAAAATACGATCAGAAGCAAATGTtcctttttatataagtaagagATTATTGCATTTATTCAGAAGTATAATACTTTCTATTACATTACAAGCGGCTTTGGAAAATCTAGGCCAGTAACGTATTTCCGACGTGAGAAGAATACAATATGAGCAAAAATAGAAATACTGCGTTTCATGAActgatgattatttattatcaaattatatacttggcccttggagtagtgatgCAAATagcttcatcaaaaatataatctcGCCTCATTgactccactggtgacaggagggctggttcattttgaaatgctagcattcttgccaccattccacgcggtcaatatttatacagtatctagttttaattcatatttttgtatatatttaagcatttaaaattaattcttatgttaagtTATATAGCTTCCAATAAATCAAACGAAAATATTTGTTATCATAGTGAACAGTGGCGTCCAACATTTGTAAGAACTGCATCCCATTTTTTTATCACTAAACTAACGGGACCGTCGCTCGGTAAGCGAGTTTAACTTGCATTGTGTGgctttttattatcattagatTTAAATTACGTTCATTCCGCTATATTTGTCGATTTCTAAAGAGACTCAGATATTTCATCCTCGATATTACATTAACACAGCGAGTGTTGACCGAATATGAAATGTCAAAGTGCAATCAATTTAAAGCTGGCAATTGAAGATCGACATCTTTGCAATTAGTAAATCGTATTTGACTCTTGGTCgcttctttattttatactagctgaGACCGCGACTTCGTATGCGTTTGAAATTCACAAAATGTTtatgttgtagcctaagttactcctaacCTACGAACTAAGACTAAAAtcaaacagacggacaaaaatttttaataaagttgttaTGGTATATCTAAcgtgtacatatatatgcattcagtaaaaaccggttattttaatacataatgttgtcttaaattttcgcgattacacattgaaataaaactagctataacggatttgaatcgcgtatattaattatttttgacatcccgacgtttcgagcactttacagcgttcgtggtcacgggtagacacaacaattttattatacgtaccTATATTTATAGGGATAGGtaggtatttaattatgaatttatttaaatttacaaatcgaaattaataataGCTACGGTACATGAAATGATGGCAATAACGCTATCATTTATCTCCGTTGAATCGTTATTCCGATTTTCTGGACCGACCTCCTGTCACCAGCGGATAATATTTAACACAAGTATTTAGCACAATCTGTATTAATACAAGGTCCACGAGATTcaatgcaaaaaaaatatctctcAATACCTAAAAGTATatactacttattttatatctCTTCTTGATTTTTTATCTGATCTCAGCCCAACTCCGTTTTCGTTCGGTATATATCTGTATAACAAACATAATATGACTGTAATTTAATCTATGTCCATTATTATTGTtcataatctattttatttgttaaaagttcctaaaaaagaaacaatatttttataaacattttcaagTTTGATTTCAGTTAAATATcgactaataaattatttttagtttcgaatttagaaattatttggttattttattgcttttccTCAAACCGTTCGCTCGTGTCATATAaatgcttttaataaaaaactgctCATCATTTTGTCGGAAAACTGTCGGAAGCtatcaaagatttttatttataatattattaataaagtaattacaatttaacgTTTTCACATCATactttttagttaaattattattgcgcaaaaatgttataataataaattgtacataAAACACATtcgtgtttaaattatattcttaatttgaaacaaaCGTGCTGCCTGATAGTAAgtaggtaagtggtcaccaacgcccaACATTGGCgctatgagaaatattaaccattccttatatcgccaattcGTCCCAATGTATGCCTTTAGttacacaaattattaatttattttatttttttatttattctttattgcacccaaatttaaaagtaaaaattacacaaaagtTGAATGAGGTGCAACATGCGGCCTTATTACTaagtagcgatctcttccaggcaacctttgggcagGGGATCATGATATTTACATATAAGGGAAGGGTACAGTAATTTTAAGTCAATTAAATTGtcgtaataaaaacaacatttttaagtatCACTATGAAGCGATagatgatatacatatatatatgataaatattgtaagCCTTAGCTGTTGACACCAAGTGATAGCGTTCAACCTAGTAAACATAACTAAATAATTTGCACATTTTTAATCCGTTGCaaaaggaaaataattttaaaagcattttatttatctgtaggTATTTTTTTCGTGTGTATTTTTTGCTATGAGCGAATCTTCTCGACCTTGCTTGAAGTTATTGATGTATGTATAATAGCATTTTCtgcgataaataaaaattttaacaaaaagaaaaaccgacttcaaacaaaacactattttaaaacaaatgaatatgcacgaaaaagtaataaaaataattgcgtattcaacatattttttagagtcttcctaagttaaatgaaatgaaaaatattagactacttaaaagtcgattaacgattatatcatgtagttatagttattggtatatttggagccggtgtcagccacagtgcccttgccccaacaatcaaaagaaagaagcgatacgagccccttgattgatccagtatattattgtgtaaaaggtaatttgtaaaaaacatatttgttaaagtattctcgtattgttttttgatagatatactgtagggttttattggctgacaccgactccaaatataacaataaatataactacacgatataatcgttaatcgacttttaagtagtctaatatttttcatttcatttaacttaggaagactctaaaaaatatgttgaatacgcaattattttttttactttttcgtgcatattcatttgttttaaaatagtgttttgtttgaagtcggtttttctttttgttaaaatttttatttattttttgattttaagtgaagctgttgttgactaactaatttttttttaatatggatagattaagcgttccgtttatatgagtcaaaaactacttcgaggacaatttcaaaggaaacttgcgaataaagtaaaaatagactttcgaaaatgcggatttaatacgtcacgcggcgtaaactacaaggatccctcgaaagagctgtaatcgaactcagcaaaaaaactttgaaaaagaccaactatatttcgtacatcatatgacatcacatcacatacacaaaatttgattaaaggtagtaagaaattctgccccatatcgcaccctaactgcgagccgtataggagttccatcactacatagtataaaacaaagtcgctttctctgtccctatatctttaaatctacgcaacggattttgatgcagttttttttaaaagatagtgtgattcaagtggaaggtttgtgtatataatacatgaacaatatagtaaagaaacactaataattttagaagtttgcgatgtgatgtcgtaaataaacaaattctgtagtatatttagtatcagtattgcacccgtgcgaagccggggtgggtagctagttgattataatattcgactatgataattacataaacataaccacattacggaaggtgactcaaatatccaaataacctataaataaaagattcgactgagtatcgctaacgtgctcctcagaattgttccgttcccttccgttccgttactttgccatggatcctgtgctcagaaccttaccaaactttcaccaaattacccttgaagtatatattttataataaaaaaagaattatcaaaattggtaaacgtgattttcagttatttacctatttgtcgcgcatatacataatgcaaatttaagacttatgtcgttttcatatggataccatcatcggaaaaaaataaaaaaaaaatgggaccccacgggaagcactacctttcaaacaaaaaaaaaattatcaaaatcggtccacccagtgaaaagttatgaggtaacaaatataaaaaaaaaaaaaaaaaaaaataatacagacgaattgataatctcctccttttggaagtcggttgaaaatgaggTATGCTGTAGTGAGTTGTCATAATCAGTCAGATCGAAAAGTGTTTCGATTGATCGAAAAACTAAAGTTTTTCAAGCATTCGTGTACCGGTTATATCTTGAAAatcacatattataatgtgaatGTATGGCAGATTTAAACATGTATATACAGAGGAACTAATGTTcataacaatataatgtatacctacaatcttttattaaaatttaatgagtCTTATACGAGTattcataatgaatatcatagttGACAAGATAAAGGAGCGTGGCTCGATATGACAGCATCAGTACCCTACGATAGTATCACACTACGATTGCTTAATTCAAGGTCCGGATTCCAAAGACCCTGGCCAATAAAAACATGGAGtcctcttattattatttttcataaaaattaactaGTCTTACAGTTcagtatttcaataatttattcctaaaaaaagttattttagttagttagaggtattttaaaatacaagaattatatgtaattttattttaaaatattaggtatagtttatataatttaatgtatattaattcatatggattttttataggaaaatgaaatagtttgtttttattttataaatctctaTTGGTGGAACGGGCTCCCTTGTAGACGTCTGGAATCTGGtcccctaaatccggccc from Vanessa cardui chromosome 12, ilVanCard2.1, whole genome shotgun sequence encodes the following:
- the LOC124534064 gene encoding putative nuclease HARBI1, with the protein product MATIEQLAMIAIILDEEEEECSKNTRRYWIHSSIKKRKTEGEYWTLFRHLVDDEEKFFQYFRMCTFKFNDLLKKIENDIVKKNTNFRECLLPKEKLAVCLRYLATGDSFTTIAFSYRLGISTVRRAVLEVCDAVIKNVLRESIPTPGIEQWEKNIEEFWNKWNFPNCVASIDGKHVIILAPPNSGSLYFNYKKTFSIVLMALVDANYNFIAVNVGAFGKDSDGGILSKSKMGRAIFENKFNIPSNRCLPGTNVSAPCVILGDEAFPLKNNLLRPYPSQQSINDSKKRHFNYRICRARRVVENAFGILSQKFRIYNRRMHLKPEYAEKIVLTTCILHNFIRRSETVSFTETNTPVQFNNLRHQGGNAVSTAFDIRNKFADFFQTAQGQLDWISTL
- the LOC124534065 gene encoding transcription factor Adf-1-like; the protein is MEDEKLIECVRKYEFIYNLQHPKYMDSVKKEMAWKDISEQLKQPAAACKQRWQGLRDAYRRALNKKKGKSGQAAKNIKKWKYEDEMAFVASFFVERKSLESVELTSDDEESQPNSAGTEIQNHHFNNEIDNTVDIPAAENITATEIQNEDDITASNKSSQPLLSQAKKAKTIKRSKIQPPQTASAVLMSKLLEAQNKSPRQDDELDRFFLHISDTVKKFSPYLQAIAKSKIFSLVSEMELQQLAPPNFVTASPPYAYASSPASTSSGVQASATPMPPSPELWNTNEWNNNNNQA